GAGGAGGAGCTGCAGCCAGCTTGACCTCCTAATAATGGACTGCAGCCAGAGCTCGTACAATCACTCAGAGCTGGATTCCCACCGCAGGAGCGAGCGAACACTTTCTCTCAAACACTCACATGCACATGTTCACCTCGACAAAAAGCTGTCCAGCCCTCTCTGCAGAAGCGGAGCCATTATTGTACGTTTGGTCCAGCTGCACTTGAAGTGACAGGGACCCAGAGCTGTGGGGAGGATTAAAGACCACGCTCAGTCTAATATGCGGTTTCCCAGCTGCCAGAGAGGTCGCCCAGCTCTTCTTTTTATCCCCCCGCTTCCCTCATTTCCCTCTTACTCTCTGTTCATGTGTCAGACACAAGAAGCATCCTCTCTTTTCTCCCGTCCAACTGAAAGACCCACTTGGGTTCATCATTTCCTTACACTTTTGCTCCTCTCGGAGCCGTCTGCTTgccttcatcttcctccagaCAATTGCCTTTGACCGTCACTGTTCCGGCAAATGATTTTCCTGCCCTGCCTCGAGGGGTCAGAGTTGACAAGGTTACCGGTGTGTTGATGAGACAGGGTGAAGGCCTGcgctctgctttttttttttttttttttgcatccaaGGACAGGACATTATATTTATACCAGTTTGCCGTTGACAAACTCCCACCTGCTACACCAGAGGAAGAGGCATTTTTGTATAAGTGTATTCAGCAGGCCCAGAGTGTCTGCAGATTGAATTAGGCTGTAGATCACAGCTGACAGGACAGAGGCTGTCATTATAAGGGGAACAGGCTGCTTTATGGGGTCACGGTCCTCTGGTTCGTGTGGGCGAGGGGTGGAAATGTCCTCTAGTTACAGATCGGCCTGTGAACGGAAGCGCAGAAACCTGCGGGGTGAAGCGTCCGCGCAAGCTGTCAAAACAATCACAGAACGCATCTTTAATGAACATGTGTCAGGTTTGCAAGTTCTGGAAATCAGATGCAATTTCCATCATCGGACATAATCACGAACGACAGACATCAACCACCACGACACAAGTCAGGTCtgtaaaaatgaaatattttaatCGGTGGTTTTTGATGATTCATTTCTGCAATCATACGAAACAGACCCAGAAAGATGCATACAGGAGGATGCAGAGACAGACTGCACACcaattcagaaaaacaaatctctatCACACTCCGTTTAacacatctttttaaaaaaatgatgatGCTAGACACCTGGGTTGCTTCATTGTCACAAAGGAAATGCTGTTAAGACATCAGATATACATAGTGATGAAACAAAATACTTGAGTTGACCTttacagtatcagcttctggaaTCATGTCagtgaaagctttttttttttaaatccgaaACACTGCTCAGGTACGGAGAGCAATTTTGACCGCTTCGAGTCCGATTATCATTCAAAACTGGGACCACAACCACAAATGCAGAGCAACGCATTGGTTCGGAGCCCAAAGACCGACTAATGCGAGCCCGGGCCCGAAAAATGAGTTGTGGGCAAAATGCCTGGTGCTGCAGTGTTTTCAAGTCACCAGTTTCAAAATTACAATGGCAGGAGGCTGATATGAAGAGTGAGGACCTCTCTTCCAACAGCCATGTCAGTGTCTCTATTGCATTACCTTGAAAGCTACACAAAAAGAAGCATATGGACTCTGGATGTGCACCAACACCTTTCATCATCCTCCTTGTTCTTTTCTCCTTACCATCATGAGTCATTCCTGATTTAAAAGGAACTGATCACAGCGCGACAGGAAGATCCAGTGTGATTAGCTGAAATTTAACAAGAAAACGGTCAGCTGCCAAACTGTTTAGACTTtttaaaaattggaaaaaaaacaaaaaaacccaaaaaaaacagGCTGGAGACTACGTGCGTGCGTCATCTGTTAACAGTTTAAACTGCCTTCTGTTTGTCGAAACTGTTGGATTTGAATCAGACTCAAATCCGATATTGAACCTGAATCCTTTTCGAATCCCTTATTGCAACACTTGCAAGTAAAATATGAACTATCAAACACTCCGAGAAAGATCCTCTTCGGTTGGAGACAGATTCTTATTTTTCACAACCTGCAAATGCAGCCGAAAAACAAGATTAACCCTCACatattcaattttcatttgacAAAGAACACGTGTAGCTTACTTTGTTTCCCTATTTTTACACGGGCAGATTCCCCAAACAGAAATGCTGTTTTGATCTGCTCAAACACTGATCAAAGGTTTCTATTTGTACCATATTTGCAGCTAAACAGTTGAGCCCACTTGCAGTTACAGGGACATGCAGCGTTCTGACAATCAATCAGTGGCAGAATACAAACAAATGTCATGAGGTTGATCTTAGCTGTTATGGATTTAACATGGATTACcaacagctgacaaactgtCAGAGCCTCATCTGTGACTTCACTCTGAACATTAGTCTGTGATTAATTCATTGTTTCCTACACAAACCCTTGTGGGAAAGTGAAATTTGACTTTGATAGATCTGTTATCCAGGAACAGGTTGCATCTCCAAATATCTAAAGCGTCCGTTTCCTGCACAAAATAGTCAAATGTTTGCCCAGGGCTGGACCAGCTACCCAAGCTGTGCTGACAGCCGGTAGATTCTGTGGAACCGCTTTGCCCTGCGCAAACATTTATCTGTTGGTAAACAAGCCGACTGCTCTGGGATCCCTTTGAAAATATGACCAGTGGCTGGGTAACAAATTTGTAAGAAATTAAGTTTTCATTTCCCTTTAAGGCTGACATATGGAAAGCTGCATGACCGCATCAAAGAGCGACATGCAGAGCAGGTGCGAACAGGATTCATAACAGAGTGTGCTAGATGTTTAGAAATGTAGATTATGGTTTTGAGTAACTGTTGCGATACAGTCCTTGTATGTAATCATGTCATGGGAAGGAGACAAGAAAATGGAGAAGGAAAAGGACTAAGGGGGAGTATTATTACTGACTTGCATCACTTTGATGGTCACAATGCTGTGCCATGCTGTTGGAGGAACTTTGTTGAGGTGTTCTCCACCACCAAAAAAATAGCAAGGTAATTGGTCATGAAATCATTCACTCACAAAACTCATCAGACATCCTGTCAGTCAGGCACACTATTTACAAAGGCATACACTTCCACCAGTCAAAGGCATACTGTACATactatttacacacacacacacacacacacacacacacacacactctccccCACACAGACTCATGAGTAGTCAGTGAAATTACTGTAGTATAATGCAGACAAAATATCTGGCAATAATTATTTTGACTATGATCCCAGTACATAGAGGCACTGCTACCTCGCCCCGTCCATTCTTCAGGGTGAAACCAGTTAAAACGAAGCTCACACTAATGAACCGCAGGTCACGAGTTCCGTGTGTGCCCTTTAGGTGGGACGGAGGCTTGTATGAGATTGCTGCTTTTACAACGCAGtcagaggagagaaaaagaaaaaaaaaagagaaagagagaagctaaaaatgCCACCCACTACATTAAGAGCTCACATTGCCATGGTGACCAGTAGTTCCACAGCTCACATCTCAAGCATTTGTCTGAGTTAAGGCTTCCAAAGCGCTTGCCGCTCATGCTGCACAGTTCCTGGCAACAACCTACAGCAGACTccccccccctctccccctTCCCCACCTCTCCCTGCCTTTGATTATTTCACACCTATGTTAGATTCAGCCCTGTAATTGGCTGCCATTCTCTGCAGGACTGagaccccccaaaaaaagccaAGAGAAGGAGAAATAATGAACTTGTTAAGCGACAGGAGCTTTGGGAacctttaacaaaaaaaaacaacaaaaaaaaaaaaaaacagacaacccCCCCCGACCCCAAGAAGCAAGGCTTCAGTAATGGCTATGGTCCATTGTTCATCAATCCAGTCCTTTACCTTTTGACTtataaaacaattcaaatgaAAGAAGTAAAGGAATCACTTTTCTTTAGGCAGCAATGTTGGTCTCAGTGTTATTACAATTCTGTTTTTAACAAAGCATGAACACAAAAGGAAAATACAAATGAAATCATCGTCAAAAAATGAGAATAAAAATATTTCCGGACCAAAGCTTGTTCATGGATGAAATGGCTGATTTATGTAAGCAAAAAGCTTTTATTACACAACTGAGTCCAACTTTTCTCCACGTTTCTTTTTCCCTGGTACAGTCTCACACGTACTCCCATCATTTTCTTTGTCCAGCGCAGCCATGAGGGCGCTTTTCATAGCCTTCCGGGTTCATTTGAAATCGGAGCAACAGGGTGCTTTTGCGAGAATAAGTGGGAATTCACAGACTTAATTTCATTTTCTCATGCTCCACATCAGGCCACAGAGAGCGCGAGGACTACAGGAGGAAAAGTGGAGGCGGGCGAGTTGGTTGAGGGACTCGGTTGTCAGCAACTTTTAAAAATGATCTCCCCGCTGCTTAGGATGTAATGATGATGGGAGAGACAAACGCAGAGAGGGGGAAAGGGCAAGCAGGTGCCAATAACAACTGGGCAAACCTTAATAACAAGAGCTGATGCAATTGAACAGGCTCAGGTTGCCATAGCAACCCACTTGGACTCCAATTCCCGCAgcccaactctctggtaaagtCAGTTTGCCAGTCGTTCGGGTCTTTGAAGCAGGCGCCACTTTCTGTGGATGTAACCGTGTGCGTGTATACGAGTATGTGTTTCACATTACATATTCATGTCTGTTATTTGTTCTCATTCTGTTGCTACCAGCGGTTGATAATCTGGTTCATGTAGTCCTCAGTGGGGAGCCGGCTGCCCGCCTCCTCCGTTCTGCCTCCCTCGTCTCCGTCCTCCCGCTCCTCTCTCTCGCCGTCCTCTTCCAGTGTTGATATCATGCTCTGCCTGCCGCGAGGGGGCCACAGGCTGACGCCCAGGCCCAGGCCCTGGTGGCTCTGCTGCATGTGGTTCTTGATGCGCTGCTGCCGCTTCTCCTGCTGCCTGGTGAACTGGTAGCGCTGCTGGAACAGGTCCCTGGCGTAGTCGTAGAGCTCCATGTCCAGTTCGTTCAGCTCCTCTATGCGCTGGACCTGCCGGGGAGGGAGCAGAAGAACTGTTTAGATCGCGTCAATCACAGGAAGGCAAGAtggctgaggaagaggaggaggggttaAACAGAACAGACGTGAAAAACTGACACAAAGAAAGGTCCCATCACAGTTTTGTGTGTAGCATGAATACGCATCAAGTAACTCGCTGTCCCATCTCAATCATGAACACCTATTTGGAGCATTTCATCCAACAATAAATCAGTCTGACAGCCAACCAGCTGATTCAGtgctgtaaagaaaaaaaaacaaaacacgtcaTAGAAGGTTATTTCATACCGCAGGGggttttttgttgttaatactGTGACTGTTTAAGTAGTACTTTTTTGTGTATAAATGACAGAAACTGAGTTTTAAGAGCCACAACTGTGGAAAACATCAATGCAGGACCAGTTCAGGACCAGTTCAGGACCTCTtcaaatctaatctaaaaaccTACtcatttaggattgcttttaatacccagtagtatgatgacacttttatcttatttgattttgttgtattttattgctttcactgttcttttattgtttttacttattcttctctttatttattacctactgtaaagcactttggtacatcgtaaggattgtctgtaaagggctgtataaataaaatacattcaaatTTGCATTTACAGTAATCATGATTGCAATAAAACCccacatgtaaaaaaataaaataaaaacaactctTTAACATGAAGCTTAATGACGGCTGCTGACACTTTAAGCAGCAGAGTCTCGAGGCAAACTACAAAGCTTGAAACCCTTCGAGCAGTTTATCGATATCTCTCTCGGGAGAACCGGAACAGTTTGATCATATCCCCATCACAATGGCCCCCCATGAGGCCAAAGAACTCATTTTGTCAGGGAATCAAAATCTGGAAGTTGGCTTGCTTTGTACTGTGCCTCACATGCGCACCATCCACAGTGGCTGCCACATCCCAGAACTTACGAGCGCGCATTAGCAGACTGACAGAGGGAGAGTGATTGCGATCTcagggaagaaaaacacaatcaCACTGCTATAGCAAATATTGTTTGCTGCCATTTTAAGATTCTAAAACGTTATATATCCgacctttaaaaaaacaaacaaacaactgaGTGATGGCGTAAAAGCCGAGCTTTATATTGAACCCTTATAAGATAAAGAAAGTATAGGGCAATTTTGGCTCATCTGTCAGCCGACACGGCTGGCTGACAGAAAAGAAACCCTTGCAGCAATCCGATTCTCAAGGGACCTTTTTAGCCTCCAGTTACCTTCAGGGTGTCCCCAGAACTGTTTGGGCAGAAAATGGTTTGTGCGCAGGTTGGGCAGAGAGGACGACCCAGCCTTGATTAAAATGATCCTGCTCAAAACCGGGCAGGCTGCCTCTCTTCTAACGTTCCTCAATAGTGATGATGCCAGCGCGGTGCAGTTAAAGCTCCCCTGGTGAGCTTCAAAAAGTTCCTCTTATGAAACTAATATCACCCGAAGAAGAATTACAGCCTAGCAGTTTTAGGAAGAGGACGGAATTAAGACGCGTCCATGAGGACGGACGAGCGACACAAGGACATACTGCCCCTGGCTACCAGTGACGCAGAGGCATAAAAATGCTTCTGCGGAGAGATGGAGCTGAAAGAGTATTTTGGTCCCGCGGAGACAACAGAAAGACGATTCATATCTGCCCGTGTAATGCAGCTGGCTTTGTTGGAATTTCTCATcttctgtgtgcgtgtgtgaatcCAGtatgaaggggggggggggtgtgtgttTAATTAAGAGAACCTCTTTGAAATCTGTGATTGCGCGCTGGATGCCATTTGTGAGCAGCGCGTGCGACAACAGAGGGAAGCGACACGATGTTAGAAAATTAGAGATTGTGATCAGCAGCACGAGGCACGCCAGCACGAAGCCAGGAGGACAGCGCCCCGCTCAAGCCGTCAGCACAAAGGCTTCATCTATCAAAGAGCGGCCATCAAATCGTTCAGAGGCCGGTTTCAATCAAGAAAGACTCGCGGGGATCTTTAAGCCGCGAGGAGCCGGAGTGCACTTTGAACAACTTCACAGGAGAGTCGAGAGTAAATATTCATCTCAAAACCTGCTGATATAGTTTTTTTAactatcttttaaaaaaaatctaataatgtCAGTTTCCCACAGCGCCGTCAAAAATTGGATTTCAGATGAACACTGATGTCGTGAACTATGCAAAATGCCAAATACAAAATCCCACATGTCAGACTCGAACAACACTCTCTTTTTTTGAGATAATAACCATTGGTGCACCTTTTCACAGTGTCTGGCAGCAGtgcatattttattttctctgcaAGCGACTGGGTTTGATGAATAAATCACCAGTCTCTGCTGTGTACTGGAGGgtattatatatttttctttttttttgctaggAAATTGAGCTTAAGAACTCCCACACTGCACCAATCAAAGTGTGAAGAACATGTTTGAAGCCGCTGTCTTTTAAACGGCAACAGTCATCCCAACTCATTTCACAGCAATATGAGACCTGAGTGTTTATCCCCTGCGTCTCTCTGCTGTCGTTTTATTGCATTTAGCTCCTTTTCTAgggacatttcttttctccattatttgtgaaatccgaatttcttttttttgacgTGTCAATAGTAAGCCAAAAGCGGTGGGGAAACCTCATAAAGAACAGGCTCCCCAAAGCACCGAACCATCTCACGTGTCTTTACTGTTCATGGGTTTGTTTTTGCACCGACCGTAGCATTGTCCAGGTCCACCCCTGCAGCTCGCGTGCTGTTGTACTGCACGAACGGCCTGATGAAGCGCAACCTGAAGGTTCGTTCAAAAAGGAACTGGGTTTTCCTCTGGTACTCGGTGAGACCGAAGAAGGCCATGTCTCGCAGGTTCTTCTTGGCCGACTCCAGCAGAAGCTGGGCCCTCTTCTTCTCCGGAACCGTTGACATGTTGTAGCAGCCAACGAGACTGAGATCTGCTAACATGCGAACCTGTGGATAggggaacaaaaaaaaggaagcggGGATAAAGTTTCAAGTTTCACTTCGCCTCGAAAGTAAGGAAGTGAAAACAGCCAACAGACAAAAAAGaatgaggaaaaacagagcaaattTAACACTAATCTTTGAATCTTGTACATAATGAACTTATTTTGTTACTCTAATACATCAGTATTGGAACTTCCCTTTAACATCCTTTGATTGGAAGCTATACACAGTAAATTACAGTATCAGGTTTGATCCAAAACAACACGTCCCAGCATCACAGAGTGAATTCAGGCCAAAGAAAGAGGAACTTTCAGATTGATTTAGATTCACAAGAGTACACCTCACCACCAAGCCTGCTGGTCTATCATGACACCTTacacggtgtgtgtgtgtgtgtgtgtgtcatataTAAGTCATAGGACCCTTAGTAATAACACCCTGAGGCTCAGAGGGGCTAAGCTGGTCAACACGCTGAGGTGGGAGACTGAGATAGCACGAGAAAAGAAGGTGCAAATTTGCTGTTGATGACCAGCAGGCAAACTCCTGACTGTGTTGGAGTAAAGGTGTGCGCTTGTGTGGGAGAGTGTATTCGGACAGTTATACAACACGAAAAAACCTCTTCTCACCTAATAAGAAATTattaatacattaaaaaaaaaaaaaaaaaaaaaacattctttaaGGCTTAACCTACAGTTTTTCTGCAGGGATGAGCTCCCTGTGTTGATGGTGTCAGGTCAGGTGTGGATGCTGAAATATTCTGAAACATTCTGAAATCGGCtggtttttttagttttttttttagagcaaaGCTGAATGGCTGAGGGACAGTGTGACAATCATACAACACATTGGCCTCTCGAGGCTTACTCTGCACTGCTTTACTGTGTCAACGCTGCAGCAGGACTTTATCACACTTTTCTCTGTACCTGTCTGTTGTTGGCCAGGTTGTACGGACAGTCCATGAACTGCTGCAGGGTGCACCCCGACCAGTCGGACCCCTCGTAGCAGGAAGGTAGCTCCTCGGGCGTTGGGGTTCGTCCATCACACATGTGCAGAGATGTTTTCCACGTGGC
This region of Odontesthes bonariensis isolate fOdoBon6 chromosome 17, fOdoBon6.hap1, whole genome shotgun sequence genomic DNA includes:
- the hs6st1a gene encoding heparan-sulfate 6-O-sulfotransferase 1-A, coding for MVERSSKFLLIVVGSVCFMLILYQYVAPGVINFGSPHGYFTEEDEGDIFPTPDPHYVKKYYFPVRDLERTIDFQIKGEDVIVFLHIQKTGGTTFGRHLVQNVRLEVPCDCRPGQKKCTCYRPNRKETWLFSRFSTGWSCGLHADWTELTNCVPGVLNKKENKQKNLRKFYYITLLRDPVSRYLSEWRHVQRGATWKTSLHMCDGRTPTPEELPSCYEGSDWSGCTLQQFMDCPYNLANNRQVRMLADLSLVGCYNMSTVPEKKRAQLLLESAKKNLRDMAFFGLTEYQRKTQFLFERTFRLRFIRPFVQYNSTRAAGVDLDNATVQRIEELNELDMELYDYARDLFQQRYQFTRQQEKRQQRIKNHMQQSHQGLGLGVSLWPPRGRQSMISTLEEDGEREEREDGDEGGRTEEAGSRLPTEDYMNQIINRW